A DNA window from Drosophila virilis strain 15010-1051.87 chromosome 4, Dvir_AGI_RSII-ME, whole genome shotgun sequence contains the following coding sequences:
- the fipi gene encoding igLON family member 5, with translation MRLIGFILNLAVLTAAALANHHDSLTLSPGEHSLVRYTNESLIVQCRSPSPDVKLHWKSPKGEIIHEHKGRIHIEQTAPEQLKIVFAHIALADKGNWTCEAVEGGLHSKSFDLIVYQKITFTEKDTVLTVKEGQTATILCELKGEPQPNVTWHFNGQPISVEANASKFRILADGLLINKVTQSDTGEYTCRAYQVNSIASDMQERTVLMKIEHKPHWTLKSHLSLQYAYINGTASIMCEAQAEPPATFNWYRKQKRLESNEKLYTIETENYWSRLTIHVLDAKVFDSYRCRAHNHLGSIERITRLDEGEKPPPPLVFQLRGYNSNTFDVDLSAPRDKDQLGPMDVNGFRIEYMTELEFKTDAGKWTNAKRKDFPYEEGANFLITNLEPDTVYLIRAASRNLAGFSDYTKVEKCKTLSLEPRVSAGALLPPIYQLLSVLLLAQLLRHCH, from the exons CTGCCGCCTTGGCCAATCACCATGACAGCTTGACTCTGAGCCCGGGCGAGCATAGCCTCGTGCGCTACACTAACGAGTCCCTCATTGTCCAGTGTCGCAGCCCCAGTCCGGATGTGAAGCTGCATTGGAAGTCGCCTAAAGGTGAAATAATACACGAGCACAAAGGACGCATACACATCGAGCAAACGGCACCAG AACAATTGAAAATCGTTTTTGCACACATTGCACTGGCGGACAAGGGCAATTGGACCTGCGAGGCTGTTGAGGGTGGGCTGCATAGTAAATCGTTCGATTTGATTGTGTATC agaaaatTACATTCACCGAAAAGGATACCGTACTGACCGTAAAGGAGGGTCAAACAGCTACAATATTATGCGAGCTGAAGGGCGAACCGCAACCGAATGTCACCTGGCATTTCAATGGACAGCCCATTAGCGTGGAAG CAAACGCTTCGAAATTTCGCATCCTGGCCGATGGTTTGCTCATCAACAAGGTAACACAGAGTGACACCGGCGAGTACACGTGCCGGGCATACCAAGTGAATTCGATTGCTTCCGATATGCAGGAGCGCACAGTTTTGATGAAAATCGAAC atAAGCCTCACTGGACGCTCAAGTCGCATTTGAGCCTGCAATACGCGTACATCAATGGCACAGCGAGCATCATGTGCGAGGCACAGGCGGAGCCTCCGGCTACTTTTAACTGGTACCGCAAACAAAAACGGTTGGAAAGCAATGAGAAGCTCTACACCATTGAGACGGAGAACTATTGGTCGCGCCTAACCATCCATGTCCTCGATGCGAAGGTCTTTGACAGCTATCGGTGCCGTGCACACAATCATTTGGGCAGCATTGAGCGCATCACGCGCTTGGATGAGGGCGAAAAGCCACCCCCGCCGCTCGTCTTTCAGCTGCGCGGCTACAACTCGAATACTTTTGATGTGGATTTGAGCGCGCCGCGGGATAAGGATCAGCTCGGACCCATGGATGTGAATGGGTTTCGCATCGAGTATATGACGGAGCTGGAATTCAAAACGGATGCGGGCAAATGGACGAATGCCAAGCGCAAGGACTTTCCCTACGAAGAGG GTGCCAATTTTCTCATAACGAACCTGGAGCCGGATACCGTCTATCTGATACGCGCTGCCTCGCGTAATCTGGCCGGCTTCAGTGACTATACGAAAGTGGAAAAATGCAAGACTCTGTCCCTGGAGCCACGTGTATCAGCCGGAGCCCTGCTGCCGCCCATCTATCAGCTGCTGTCGGTGTTGCTTCTGGCACAGCTGCTGCGGCATTGCCACTGA